From Leptospira kirschneri serovar Cynopteri str. 3522 CT:
CCGGAACGAAGCGCTTTTTTTTCTTTCGGATCTTTTTCTTTTTCGGTTCCGGGTTCTAACTTAGGTTTGTAACCTCCTTCCATCTGAATTGAACCGTTGTCATAATAGGTTTTCCAAGTGCCAGTCTTCAGATCGTCTTTGTAAGAACCTTCACTTTGAACCGTACTTCCGTCCTTATGATAAGAAGTTTCCTGACCTTGTTTCAAGCCGTTGGAATAGTTAGAAATTTTTTTCTTAGCGCCGTTCTGACCGGGGTCCGCATAATATTCCGTCCAAAGACCATCTTTTAGATCATCCTTGTAAGAACCTTCTTCGTCCATTAAACCTTCGTTATTCTTTTTCCAATAAGGTCCGTTTTTTTTATCAGCTTTATAAGTAATACTCTCTGTTTGAACGCCATCTCTTTTGAATTTTTTTTCTTCTCCTTCTTTTACACCACCTACGTAAGGAGTGTCACGCAGAACCTCACCGGTTTCGTAAAGAGTTTTCCAAGAACCTTCTCTTTTATCATCCTTATATTCACCGGTTCGAATCAGAACAGAAACTTTCTTTTTCGTAGCGGAATCTTCTTTTTCCTGATATTCTTTCCAAGTTCCGTTCTTTTTAAACTTTTTGATTTGATCCGGTTTTAAACCGTCCAACTGTTCGGGGGAACAAGGTTTACCACTACAATCAGTGACAACCGGACCTTCCGCTTTCATGTTGAAAGTTTCTTTATACTTTTCCACACGAATATTTGGAGGAAGAATTTGAACTTCTAAATCTTTACCTTTGTTTTCCACATTGGGAGTGGAGTTACAATAAGAAATCGCAATCGCAAAAATAGCCAAACAAAATCGTTTCATCATTATTCCTTAAAAGTTTGAAAACTTCTCACAAACGTAAAAAAATAGAATTCAAAAGTCAAGAAAATCCGAAGTCACAAACGAAAGTGATCCATTTATAAAACTATAAGAGGCTTTACGAAAATCATACCCAAAAAACCGTACATTCTTACAAAAATGTAGAATCACACTATTCTACTGATCTCTATAAAATTGAGTACCTTTAATTTTATCACAAAACACTGATCCCATACAAAATAATAGGTACTATATTATATAGTTATGAGTCAGAGAGTTCAAAGACTTTAGTTACTTCGATCGCCCTAGAGAGTTCGACGGCTTTAGTTTGAGAAAGTATTCTTGAGTTCCCTCGCATCGACCCTTTCGCATTAATTCACGTTATTTATGCGTCCGAGTAATATCGGTTAAGAATCTCATATTTTAACTTTTATTCAAAACTGAAACCGTGGATTGATTCTACTTAACGTGAGCAGGGCGTAACGCGAAAGGGATCGATGCGGGGTCAATAAATTGAATCTAAAGACGATTGTTGTATTATGTTTCCTGTATGCAATTTATTGACCAGAGCTAAGAGCCCGGTCCGGCTGCCTGTGGCAAGCCGGATTCGCCCCGGTTTTCTTATGTCGAACTCACGTTACTTAGAACTACGTAATAAAATACTTATTTAATAGTTTAAACTTTAATCATGTGAATTTAGGAAAAAGAGAATCTTGGCAAATTAAAAACTCAGGTGCAACAATTTTCTAAACTCAACAAAACTCTTCTCTTTTAACTTACCACAACCCAGTGACGACTATACTCAGTAAAATCGCTTCCGCGAACAGAAGCTCATACTTTTAGAAATTCAATTTTTATTTTGGATCTAAATAGTAATGAAGCAAAATAAATCGAATAAAAGGACGATAACAATCCAAAGAGATATGTCCGCTGTCTGCGTAAGAATTACAAGCGTAGTAAGGATCTTTACTCATATCGATAAGAGGAACTTTCCAATCGTCATGAATCGGTTTTATTCTCTGCAACCAAGTTTCAGGAATTTTTAATTCCTCTAAAACCTTTTCCATAGGAGGAGAAACCCCAGGCTTTACGAATAAGATCCTTAGATTTTCTTCTCTTTGTAGTATAAAAATTTTCTTATAAAATTCATACTGCATTGGAGAAGGAGCATAAGAAGGATAGATCCAACCGATCGTTTTACGTGCAGACTCTTGAATTTTACCAAAATCTTTTTCCACATAAGCGCCCGCCGGAGAGATTGCATTTCCTTTATCAGACTTTAGAGTGGCGATCGTCATCGTTTTTAGCAATTCACCCATTGCAGAATTTTCGTTTTTGAAACGTTTGATAACGTTTCCTATATAAGGTTTATTGTAACTAACTCCGAAAAGAAAATTCGCAAAGTAATAATTCACGTTTTCTTTTCCAAAAGTCCATGCATATTTTAGAATGAAGATAGGATCAAAACTATTTGCTAAATTCGATTTTTTGAATGTAGTGCTGTTCTTATTAAACTGAAACGGATCCGTTTCTATCACGATCAGATCGGGATAAACCCCTCCGTCTTTTACGAGTTTTTCGAGAAAGTATAAATAATAAGCCGGAGTAGTAACCGCGGAAGAAAGATTATAAATATCCCAATCCGGATAAAACGCCAAAAGATCTGAATTTTGAAAATAGAGCATTCTAGAAGATCCCATAAGGATCATTAGCTTTTTCTTCTTTTCGGGGTTTTTAGTATATTCTCCGTTGGGACCATATTTGGAAACGATCTCTTTGAGAAGTTCCTTTTTGACGTCGTAATAGATATAAGTAAATTCTTGTTTTACGTAATCCCGAACCTGGTCCAAAAAGAAAAGTTTATCGAACAAAAAAATCGCAAAAAATAATAGAACTGGGTACCAAAGAAACGGTTTTGATTTCAAGAGATTCTCCAGGTCATAAAATTATACTTTTTGCAACTAAAAATTTTTTGAAACTCATTGTAGGAACTACTACATAGGATTCGACTTCTATTTTTAAAATGTGGGAACTCACATAAAATTATATTCAACTGTAAAATCCTGGTCCATCAATCACTTTCTCTCAGTTACAACAATGAGTTTCGTAAAACCAGACGTTTTTACCTCGCAGAGATCAGTTCTAACAAAGGACGTTCTGGCAAGAAGAGATTGGAGTTTGAAACAAATCACAAAAAAAGAGCCGGTAGGAACACCGGCTCAAATTTTATAGAAAGTGAAAGAATGTCTTAGGCAGTCACCATATCTTTCTGAAAGAATTGTCTGCGTTTCTTTTGCAACTCGGCAAACCATTCTTCCGCGTGTTTATGATAGGCAACCAAACGTTTTACATACATTCTTCTTTCAGGCATCAAAACTCTTCTCGCTTCATGAATGATTTCTTCCACGATCTTAGTATGAAACGTAAAGTGGCTGGAAAAAAGATTGAAGTAATCTCTATCCGAAGTCTCCCAAGGTCTGGAAGTGATGTCCACAAAATATTGTTCTAACTGTCCTATATCAAAATCAAAATCTGATTCGTAAGGAGAATTGACAACCGCAATCGCATCAGTAAGATCAGTGAGGGTTTGAAAGTAAGTCTCTAATTCAGGTAGTTCCACAGGTAAAAATCACCTTTTCCTAATAGGTTCTTTTTACCATCCTTTTAAGAGGCCTTAGGCGTTCAAGATTTTTTCAAATAGTCCTTCAAATGTTTTCCCTCTTCCTCCCAACCTTCAGAGGCAGCTTCTACCCATACGTCATACTTATCTCCAAGCGGATAACCTGAATTTGTAACTATCAATTTAGAGGAATCTTCACCTAAAGAATGAAATTCCAATTTTAATTCTATTTCTCCCGCAGGATGATCTTGCCAAAGTAGTATCAATTCTTTAAAAGGAATTATCTTTTTATAAATACCGTTAGTCGTAAGATCTCCTTCCATTCCGAGTCTCCAAGTCCAAGCAAAATTCGCCCCTTCTTTAGGACGACCAGTCACCTTATCTGCAAGCCAGTGAATCAATTCTTCGTTTACGGTAACCGCATTCCAGACCCTCATAAGAGGATAATCAAATTGAAATTCTTTGACAATACTTCTCGTTTCCATGCTTTCCTTCTAGTGAAAATCTTTATAAAGTTTTTTGAATAGAGTTCTTTCTAAAAATGCGGGTGCAAAATTTCTCAGCCATTTTAGAAAAAAACCGGAACTGTCCATGATGACCAATCTAGATTCTGGATCTTCTACAGAATCGATCATCTTAGACGCGACTTCTTCGGGAGATTTAATCTTGTTATTAGGATGTTGAGATTCGTTCAAAACGTTTCCGTCTCCGTCCAAACCGGAAGAACGTAGTTTTGTTTTAGTATAAGGAGGACAAAAAATGATAAACGACAAACCTTCTTCGGAAAGTTCGATCCTTGCCGCTTCTAAAGCAGAGTGTAACGCGGACTTAGAAGAAGAATAAGCGCTTCTTCCTGGAATCCCGTAGAGCCCGCTTACAGTAGACGTAGCGATTACAGAGCCTCGATTCAGTTTGATCTGAGGTAATAATCTTTGAATGAGATAAATAGGACCGAAAAAATTAATATCGAAGGTTTTGCGAAAAGTTTCAATCCGAGTAGAATCAAAACGAGAATGAGTTGTAATACCAGCGTTTGCAAATAAAACGTCTATCCCTCTATAATCTTTAGAAATTTTTTTAACCGCTTTGTCTATTTCCTTCTCGGAACTTAAATCAGTAGAAATATGAATCAAATCGGCGGCGATACCTTTTTTTTGTTTTAAAAGATTCGGTTCAGTTCTAGAAAGATTGATCAAAGTACAATCTAATTTAGATAGAATCCCTAAAATCGCCTCGCCGATTCCAGAAGAACCACCAGTTAATACAATCGTTTTACCCGACCAAAATGAAGGATTCATATCACGGAGCATTCTCAACGTAAGAAAGAAGGATTCAAGGATTTTTTCAAGCGAAAAGAAGAACATTCCGTTACCTCCTCCAGCATAAAACGCCTTCCTTGTTTTCACTGAAAAAAGAAAAACAGAATCATGGAAAAGACTCTGTTTATCAAATATAAGATTGATGAAATGCAAACAAATCTATTTTATAGAATTGTTATTAACCGACTCAAAAAACTCCGTTTTTAATTTCTAAAAACTATGAAAAAATATAAAATCCAAATTCTTCTATTTTCGTTGATGATCTCAATCGCAGGTCTTTTAATATTTTATAAACTGAATCTGAACGAGATTCCGAATCCTATCGATTCAAAAAATCAAACCGAATCAGAGATACAAAAAGTATGGATCCAATTTGCAAATTCAATTCTTACAGACGATCTCAAAGAAACAAAAAGGCTCTCTACGAATTGCATTTATTGTCCGGAGTGTTTGACCAATACTCCGGAAGAAGAATCCCGATTGGAGAAATATCAGGATTCGAATTATGATAAATTGTATTCCGATCTTTCCTATATATCAATTGATACCTTTTTGGAAAAAGACAAGCCCCTATTCTTAAATGCCGAGATAAAAACAAAACTCTTAAATCCAAACAACTATAAAATCGATTTGGAAGATCCAATTCCAGATCGATTCAATCGTCCTTGCATTCTCTCAAAAGAAGAATTTAATACTACAAAGGTCTATGCTGTTTTAGTAACCGTTCAAAAACCAACTTCCAATTCAGAAGGGGATCTGCAGAGGAAATTTACTTTTATTCGAACTAAAAAAGGATTACGATTTTGTGAGTATTTAAGCATTCCTTAAATCTTTTTTTTCGAATTTATGTTTGTTCAGACAAAGTATTTTATCATTAAAATTTTTGGAAAAGACCTCCGCCTAATAAACTTTTACCGCAAATTGTTTTCTAAAATCGTAAAAATAATCAGCTTGAAACGATTCAGATGGTTCATTCTTAAAATTCGATTTTTATATTGACATTCGTATGTATTTTGATACAGATCGGTTTATGGCCGCGCAAGCATCCGACAAAAGAATCACCGCCAATCTCCCCGAAAAACTTTTAAAAGAGGCTAGGAACGTTACCGGAAAAGGTATTACCGAAACAATTGTGATCGGGCTCGAATTGATTCGAAGAAGCAGAGCTTATGATAAAGCCCAAAACTTAAAAGGTAAGATCAAAATAGAAATCGATTTGGATGTAAGTCGTGAGCGCCCTCGTAATTGATACTTCTAGTTTTATCAGTTATTTTTCCCAGGGAAACGAACACATAGACGAGGCGCTCAAAGAAGGAAGGGCCTATCTTTCTCCGGTAGTAGCCGCGGAACTTTTAAGCGGAATCCGTTCTAAATCAGATCAAGAACGAATGAAGGATTTTTTAGAAGATCTTCCCCTCTGTGGAAACGAAATACAATCCTGGTTCCAAGTCGGGCTTCTCAGATCCAAACTCTATTCTAAAGGACTTTCCGTTTCCGTTGCGGACGCACATATTTGCCAGTGCGCTCTCGAATTGAAAGCGCATCTAATTACGGAAGATAAAATTTTTTCGAAGATTTCAAAACTCATATCCTTGAAGTTAATTCACTAAACAAAGTCGAACGTAGGAAGGATAGAAAGAAGACTAACTCACAAAAAAAGATCACCGTTAAAATATCTAATTTTCATATTCAACCGTTATTCGCGCTGATCTCGTCTTGGATTACTCTTGCCTCTGCACGAAATGCGATATAAGACCAAACCCAGGTGATTAAAATCGTAATCTTATTTTTAAATCCCACCTGATAAAACAAATGAACAAAAAGCCAAGCCAACCAACCGAATAGACCTTTCATCTTCAAAATTCCCACCTGAGCGACCGCGTCCGTTCTACCAATCGTAGCCATAGAACCTTTATCTATATAATGAAATGGTTTTCGTTTTTTATTTTTTAGATCGTTTTGAATCAAAGAAGCGACGTATCTTCCCTGTTGCATTGCAACGGGAGAAACCCCCGGCAACGGACGTTCTAAACCTTTAGAATAACTGGCGATGTCCCCGATTACAAAAACTTCGGAGTGACCTTCGATGTTGCAAAACTCGTCCACGATCACCCTACCTCCTCGGTCCAAAGTAGTGCCTAACGTGGATGCGATACTATTGGCCTGGACTCCTGCCGCCCAGATCACAGTTTGGGTAGGAATCATTTTTCCTTCGAGTTGAACCCCTTGTTCGTTAATATCAATCACTCTGGTGCCGGTCAAAACCTCCACTCCCCTTCTCTCCAGACGTTTTTTTGTAAACTCCCCTAAAGAAGGATCAAAGGTCATCAGTAATCTAGGAGAAGCTTCTATCAAAGTAATCTTAGATAAAGCGGGGTCAATCTTATGAAATTCATCTCGAATGATCTGATGGGAAAGTTCTGCGATAGAACCCGCGAGTTCCACTCCAGTCGGGCCACCGCCTATAATCACGTAATTTAAAAGAGACTTAACCACTTCCGGATCGCCGGATAACTCGGCTTTTTCGAACGAGATCAAAAGTTTATGACGAATTTTTAATGCGTCCTTTAGATTTTTAAGACCTATCGTGTATTTTTCCCAGTGATCGTTTCCGAAATAACTGGACTTAGCGCCTGCGGATAATATTAGATAATCATAATTTGTTGAAGTATTTTGATAATAAACCGTTTTTGTCTTGGGATCTATTTTAGTCGCTTCCCCCAATACCACGGTCACGTTTTTACTTTCTCCTACCAATGAACGTGTAGGAATTGCTATATCCGCCGGGCTTAAAACTGCGGTAGCCACTTGATACAGAAGCGGCTGAAATAGGTGGTGATTTTTTTTATCGATTACCGTAATGTCTAAATTGTCATTTTGAGATAGTTGTTTAACGGCCTGTAAACCGCCAAACCCCGCGCCTATAACGACTACTTTCTTTTGATTGGATTCACCCATTTGTGAATATTCTCTCCCGCTTCTTGATTTAGGTTTTTAAATCCAACTTTCTAGAAAGCAGGAATTCAAGAAAGTCTTCTGCGGCATCCGAAACAATATTTTGTACTTCTTCAAAGTCCTTCAAAGTTCCGTAATACGGATCTGGAACCTCGGAATCTTTTTTTGAATCTTTTTGAAAAAACCGAAACAACTGTACCTTTTTTCTTTCCTCATCCGAAGACGCGAGAGATAAAACGTCTTTCTGATTGGACTTATCCATCGTCAGAATGTAGTCGAATTCCTTAAAGTCTTCTCTTCTAAACTGTCTCGCTCTATGAGTCAGTTCGATTCCTTTTTTTCGAGCGACCTGTCTAGTTCTAGGATCAGGAAGTTCTCCGATATGATATCTAGAAGTTCCACAAGAATCTACGAGGAAGGAAGATTCTAAATTTCTTTTTTGAATCAGATCTAAAAAGGCTCCTTCTGCGGCAGGAGATCTGCAAATATTTCCAAGACAAACGAATAAAACCCGGATGAGGTTTTTACCTTTCGGATTCTGTTTTTCAAAGGGTAAATTTATTTCAGACTGATCTTCGACCATAAAAATTCTGGAATGTGTTTCATAAGATAACCCAGGAAAACCCATGGGAACCAAGGAACTGTAGCCGATAAAACTTTGTTTTCAATTCTTTTAAATATTTTTTGCGCACCTCGTTCTACTGAAATTACAAAAGGGCGAGACTTCATCCGATTGTTGATCGGAGTATCTATAAATCCGGGATGAATTACGCTGACAAAGATCCCATATCGTTTTACTTCTCCTCTAAGTGCTTCCATATAAACGGACAATCCCGCCTTGGAAGAAGAATAACTGGCAGAACCAGGAAGTCCTCTAAACGAGGCGACAGAAGAGATCGCTACAATTTGACCCGATTTCTGTTTTTGAAAAATCGGAAGAACCGCTTCTACACCCGCCATAGCACCAATCAAATTGGTCTCAATCACTGCACGATCCGCTTCAAAACTTCTTCCTCCAAATGAAGAAGTAGTTGAAATGCCCGCATTTAAAACGATCAGATCTAAACCTCCTAGCTCCTTGACCAATTTAGGAATGACCTTAAAATTTTGGTCCGTATCAGATACATCCAAAGTAGCGAAAAGAATTTTACCCTTCGCTCCGGAAGATTTCAATTCTTCTACAATTTTTTTGAGAACGTCCTTTCGTCTGGCCGTAAGGGCTACGTTGGCTCCAGTTCGCGCGTAGAGTTTGGCCAACTCCTTTCCTATTCCGGAACTTGCACCTGTAATGATCACGTTTTTCATAGAAGACAACTTAACTTAGAATTGTAACCCGCTTCAAACATTAATTTCAAGGAAAATCCATTTATTTAATTCTTCTGTAAATACAAAGTTTTATAATTATAGATATACGCCTAATTTGCGTTAGGTTAATAACAAACGAATTTTTAAATGTTACTCTTCCAGTTTTGAACCAAGGATTTCATCCGTATGCGCCAAACGATCCGCAAGAATCCGAACCATCTTGGCAGAAAAATCCGGGTTTTTAACTAGAAATCTTTCTAGCTGTTGCCTACTTTCTATCACGGCAAGTCTACAATCTAAAATTGCTTTTGCGGTCGCGGTTCTAGGCATGGCACGAAACAAAGCCATTTCCCCAAAGAAATCACCTTTTTTCATGACAGCAAGACGTTGGATTGTATTTTTCCGAGTAAAAAAAACTTCGACGGAGCCGGAGAGAATTACATACATCGCGTTATTTGTATCTCCTTCTTTAAAAACGATTCCACCAGCTGGAATCTCCAACGTATTCATTTTTCAAACCGCCTAAAAGATTTACTTCCTTATCATAAAATCGCATCTTGACGTTTAAATATTAATTTTATCTTTAAAAAAAGCACACTCTTTTTATGATTTCTAACCTTTCATTACTTATAGATACATTCGGACTTTGTATACTAGTCCTAATATACATCACCTCAGAAACACCTTCTCAAATCTTACTTTCTTTTCCGAAAAAAGAAACTTCAAATAACAGAAGTCAATCCGTAGATTTCATCCGAGGACTTGCCATCACTGGAATCGTTTTTATTCATGTGAACTCGTATTATCAGTATTTTGGTCCGAACGAAAGTGCCTCTTCATTTACTCTTTTTCTTTCCAACTTATCCAGGTTTGGAGTTCCGGCGTTTATCATTTCTTCCGGGATTTTTTTAAAATTCACGAACTGGAAAGATTACTGGAAACCAAAATTAATTTCTTTTTTGATCCCCTACTTAGGTATAAGCCTTTTGGCTTCTTATATAAAATTAGGAACGTTTCCGGAATTAATAGAATTTCTCAAGGGAATTTTGCTCGGAACCTGGTGCGCTCCTTATTATTTTGTT
This genomic window contains:
- a CDS encoding DUF1574 domain-containing protein, which translates into the protein MKSKPFLWYPVLLFFAIFLFDKLFFLDQVRDYVKQEFTYIYYDVKKELLKEIVSKYGPNGEYTKNPEKKKKLMILMGSSRMLYFQNSDLLAFYPDWDIYNLSSAVTTPAYYLYFLEKLVKDGGVYPDLIVIETDPFQFNKNSTTFKKSNLANSFDPIFILKYAWTFGKENVNYYFANFLFGVSYNKPYIGNVIKRFKNENSAMGELLKTMTIATLKSDKGNAISPAGAYVEKDFGKIQESARKTIGWIYPSYAPSPMQYEFYKKIFILQREENLRILFVKPGVSPPMEKVLEELKIPETWLQRIKPIHDDWKVPLIDMSKDPYYACNSYADSGHISLDCYRPFIRFILLHYYLDPK
- a CDS encoding cyclic nucleotide-binding domain-containing protein → MNTLEIPAGGIVFKEGDTNNAMYVILSGSVEVFFTRKNTIQRLAVMKKGDFFGEMALFRAMPRTATAKAILDCRLAVIESRQQLERFLVKNPDFSAKMVRILADRLAHTDEILGSKLEE
- a CDS encoding NAD(P)/FAD-dependent oxidoreductase, with the protein product MGESNQKKVVVIGAGFGGLQAVKQLSQNDNLDITVIDKKNHHLFQPLLYQVATAVLSPADIAIPTRSLVGESKNVTVVLGEATKIDPKTKTVYYQNTSTNYDYLILSAGAKSSYFGNDHWEKYTIGLKNLKDALKIRHKLLISFEKAELSGDPEVVKSLLNYVIIGGGPTGVELAGSIAELSHQIIRDEFHKIDPALSKITLIEASPRLLMTFDPSLGEFTKKRLERRGVEVLTGTRVIDINEQGVQLEGKMIPTQTVIWAAGVQANSIASTLGTTLDRGGRVIVDEFCNIEGHSEVFVIGDIASYSKGLERPLPGVSPVAMQQGRYVASLIQNDLKNKKRKPFHYIDKGSMATIGRTDAVAQVGILKMKGLFGWLAWLFVHLFYQVGFKNKITILITWVWSYIAFRAEARVIQDEISANNG
- a CDS encoding SDR family oxidoreductase, whose translation is MKNVIITGASSGIGKELAKLYARTGANVALTARRKDVLKKIVEELKSSGAKGKILFATLDVSDTDQNFKVIPKLVKELGGLDLIVLNAGISTTSSFGGRSFEADRAVIETNLIGAMAGVEAVLPIFQKQKSGQIVAISSVASFRGLPGSASYSSSKAGLSVYMEALRGEVKRYGIFVSVIHPGFIDTPINNRMKSRPFVISVERGAQKIFKRIENKVLSATVPWFPWVFLGYLMKHIPEFLWSKISLK
- a CDS encoding LIC20035 family adhesin is translated as MKRFCLAIFAIAISYCNSTPNVENKGKDLEVQILPPNIRVEKYKETFNMKAEGPVVTDCSGKPCSPEQLDGLKPDQIKKFKKNGTWKEYQEKEDSATKKKVSVLIRTGEYKDDKREGSWKTLYETGEVLRDTPYVGGVKEGEEKKFKRDGVQTESITYKADKKNGPYWKKNNEGLMDEEGSYKDDLKDGLWTEYYADPGQNGAKKKISNYSNGLKQGQETSYHKDGSTVQSEGSYKDDLKTGTWKTYYDNGSIQMEGGYKPKLEPGTEKEKDPKEKKALRSGYWKEYYKNGNVFAEGQREHTRKGVWKFNWSNGNPAYKGEMMNEFMMSSAEAYNKEGQLIGKGKLQFSIMNIDEATNELKASYKPDIPFTYYKDGKKQFEIVSDSKAIEYDDNGSKIGEGAIMIGTNKKNGCWTVGSGKVYYINGNENKRMGEMQGCK
- a CDS encoding SRPBCC family protein; this translates as METRSIVKEFQFDYPLMRVWNAVTVNEELIHWLADKVTGRPKEGANFAWTWRLGMEGDLTTNGIYKKIIPFKELILLWQDHPAGEIELKLEFHSLGEDSSKLIVTNSGYPLGDKYDVWVEAASEGWEEEGKHLKDYLKKS
- a CDS encoding PIN domain-containing protein, with the translated sequence MSALVIDTSSFISYFSQGNEHIDEALKEGRAYLSPVVAAELLSGIRSKSDQERMKDFLEDLPLCGNEIQSWFQVGLLRSKLYSKGLSVSVADAHICQCALELKAHLITEDKIFSKISKLISLKLIH
- a CDS encoding SDR family NAD(P)-dependent oxidoreductase, whose amino-acid sequence is MNPSFWSGKTIVLTGGSSGIGEAILGILSKLDCTLINLSRTEPNLLKQKKGIAADLIHISTDLSSEKEIDKAVKKISKDYRGIDVLFANAGITTHSRFDSTRIETFRKTFDINFFGPIYLIQRLLPQIKLNRGSVIATSTVSGLYGIPGRSAYSSSKSALHSALEAARIELSEEGLSFIIFCPPYTKTKLRSSGLDGDGNVLNESQHPNNKIKSPEEVASKMIDSVEDPESRLVIMDSSGFFLKWLRNFAPAFLERTLFKKLYKDFH
- a CDS encoding low molecular weight protein-tyrosine-phosphatase, which produces MVEDQSEINLPFEKQNPKGKNLIRVLFVCLGNICRSPAAEGAFLDLIQKRNLESSFLVDSCGTSRYHIGELPDPRTRQVARKKGIELTHRARQFRREDFKEFDYILTMDKSNQKDVLSLASSDEERKKVQLFRFFQKDSKKDSEVPDPYYGTLKDFEEVQNIVSDAAEDFLEFLLSRKLDLKT